One stretch of Lacimicrobium alkaliphilum DNA includes these proteins:
- the rplT gene encoding 50S ribosomal protein L20, whose translation MARVKRGVIARARHKKVLKQAKGYYGARSRVYRVAVQAVTKAGQYAYRDRRQKKRQFRQLWIARINAASRQNGLSYSRFINGLKKASVEIDRKILADIAVHDKTAFSALVETAKGALA comes from the coding sequence ATGGCAAGAGTAAAACGTGGTGTTATTGCACGTGCCCGTCATAAAAAGGTACTGAAGCAAGCCAAAGGTTATTACGGAGCCCGTTCACGGGTCTATCGCGTTGCTGTACAGGCGGTTACCAAGGCCGGCCAGTATGCATACCGTGACCGTCGTCAGAAGAAACGTCAATTCCGTCAACTGTGGATTGCACGTATCAATGCGGCCTCCCGTCAGAATGGTTTGTCATACAGCCGTTTCATTAACGGTCTGAAAAAGGCGTCTGTCGAAATTGATCGTAAGATCCTGGCCGACATCGCTGTACATGACAAAACAGCTTTCAGCGCACTGGTAGAAACTGCCAAAGGCGCATTAGCTTAA
- the pheS gene encoding phenylalanine--tRNA ligase subunit alpha produces the protein MDLDAISKEAEAQISNAADLNSLDKVRVEYLGKKGRLTELLKGLGKLSAQERPAAGERINKAKQHIQVLINQRGELLRRQELDARLAEEKIDVTLPGRGRQPGGLHPVSRTIARIEDFFGELGFAVKSGPEIEDGFHNFDALNIPANHPARADHDTFYFNPDLMLRTQTSGVQIRTMEAEKPPLRIISPGRVYRNDYDQTHTPMFHQVEGLMVDKNVSFAELKGILHDFLNHFFEQEMQVRFRPSYFPFTEPSAEVDVMGQNGKWLEVLGCGMVHPNVLKAVNIDPEQYTGFAFGMGVERLTMLRYQVNDLRAFFENDLRFLKQFN, from the coding sequence ATGGATCTTGATGCGATCAGCAAAGAGGCCGAAGCGCAGATCAGCAATGCAGCAGATCTGAACAGTCTGGACAAAGTCAGAGTCGAGTACCTTGGCAAGAAAGGCCGGTTGACTGAATTGCTTAAGGGGCTTGGCAAACTTTCTGCACAAGAGCGCCCGGCTGCCGGTGAACGAATCAATAAAGCCAAACAGCATATTCAGGTTTTAATCAATCAGCGCGGTGAATTACTCCGTCGTCAGGAACTTGATGCCAGACTGGCAGAGGAAAAGATCGATGTCACTCTGCCAGGCAGGGGCAGACAGCCTGGTGGTTTACACCCGGTCAGTCGCACTATCGCCCGTATTGAAGACTTTTTCGGTGAACTGGGTTTTGCAGTAAAATCCGGTCCGGAAATTGAAGACGGTTTTCACAACTTCGATGCCCTGAATATTCCGGCCAATCATCCGGCGCGGGCCGATCATGATACCTTTTATTTTAACCCTGACCTGATGCTGCGTACGCAGACCTCAGGTGTGCAGATCCGCACCATGGAAGCGGAGAAGCCGCCGCTGAGGATCATTTCTCCGGGCCGTGTTTACCGTAATGATTACGATCAGACCCACACGCCAATGTTTCATCAGGTAGAAGGGCTGATGGTGGACAAGAACGTCAGCTTTGCCGAGCTTAAAGGCATTCTGCATGACTTTCTTAATCATTTCTTCGAACAGGAAATGCAGGTTCGTTTCCGGCCTTCTTACTTTCCCTTCACTGAGCCTTCCGCTGAGGTGGATGTGATGGGGCAGAACGGCAAGTGGCTGGAAGTGCTGGGTTGCGGCATGGTTCATCCAAATGTACTTAAAGCGGTGAATATCGATCCCGAGCAATATACCGGCTTTGCCTTTGGTATGGGTGTTGAACGCCTGACCATGTTGCGCTATCAGGTCAATGATCTGCGCGCTTTCTTCGAAAATGATCTGCGCTTTTTGAAACAGTTTAATTAG
- the pheT gene encoding phenylalanine--tRNA ligase subunit beta, with the protein MKFSEKWLRDWVNPQISSDELAEQLSMAGLEVDGTEAVAPAFSGVVVGEVVECGQHPDADKLQVTKVDAGQGELLDIVCGAPNCRQGLKVAVAVVGAVLPGDFKIKKAKLRGQPSNGMLCSWSELGLSDDHDGILELPADTPVGTDFRQLLQLDDISIEVDLTPNRADCLGIKGIAREVGVLTRTDVNHLAIEPVAPVSDSKRNISLQAPSACPRYLGRVIENINMDAVTPLWMKERLRRSGIRSIDPVVDVTNYVLLELGHPMHAFDNDVLEGDILVRLATPEEKLVLLDGEEVGLNTDTLVIADEKKPLAMAGIFGGKASGVTDNSRNIFLESAFFAPDAIMGRARQYGLHTDASHRYERGVDPQLQRDAMERATALLLEIVGGTPGPVVEAKSQADLPAAANVSLRRDRLDRVIGLHIDADRVSDILKRLGFEVSYSENEQRWQVSVPSYRFDISIEEDLIEEVARVYGYHNVPEVAPVASLKMNGQPEQQTPLSLLKQRLISAGFQEAITYSFVDPKVQQSLFPDLTPLDLPHPISVDMSSMRVSLWPGLLQAVSYNQKRQQSTLALFETGLRFVPDSSETTGVRQQAVIGGVMAGLRQAEHWDLQTTAVDFFDLKAAVESLLATTSAPQSFSFKAVQHSALHPGQAAAVYRGDRQIGILGALHPQFEKSLKLNGRAFVFEIELEALCQRSLPQAEEISRYPANRRDIAVVVDEQHALGDILRCIEKFGGNQLVGLNLFDIYKGKGIAEGHHSLAISMTLQDPARTLEEHEIQAVVERILAALSEKFGASLRD; encoded by the coding sequence ATGAAATTCAGTGAGAAGTGGTTAAGAGACTGGGTTAATCCGCAAATATCCAGCGACGAACTGGCCGAACAGTTATCTATGGCCGGGCTGGAAGTGGATGGCACTGAGGCTGTTGCTCCGGCATTTTCCGGTGTCGTGGTGGGTGAAGTAGTGGAATGTGGCCAGCACCCTGATGCGGATAAATTGCAGGTAACCAAAGTGGACGCAGGGCAGGGTGAGCTGTTGGATATCGTCTGCGGCGCGCCGAACTGCCGTCAGGGACTGAAGGTGGCGGTCGCCGTTGTTGGTGCCGTATTACCTGGCGATTTTAAGATTAAAAAGGCCAAACTCCGTGGCCAGCCCTCCAATGGCATGCTCTGCTCCTGGTCTGAGCTGGGCCTCTCTGATGATCACGATGGCATTCTGGAACTGCCAGCCGATACCCCTGTGGGTACTGATTTTCGCCAATTGCTGCAATTAGATGATATCAGCATCGAAGTGGACCTGACCCCAAACCGCGCAGATTGTCTGGGTATTAAGGGTATCGCAAGAGAGGTTGGGGTACTGACCCGGACCGATGTCAATCACCTGGCGATTGAGCCTGTGGCGCCGGTCAGCGACAGTAAACGCAATATTTCCTTGCAGGCCCCTTCAGCCTGCCCCCGTTATCTGGGCCGGGTTATCGAAAATATCAATATGGACGCCGTCACACCGCTGTGGATGAAAGAAAGACTGCGTCGCAGTGGTATTCGCAGCATCGATCCTGTGGTGGATGTGACCAACTATGTATTGTTGGAGCTGGGTCATCCCATGCATGCCTTCGATAACGATGTGCTTGAGGGCGATATTCTGGTACGGCTGGCCACGCCAGAGGAAAAACTGGTGCTACTGGATGGTGAAGAGGTCGGACTGAATACCGATACGCTGGTGATTGCCGATGAGAAGAAACCTCTGGCTATGGCCGGTATTTTCGGCGGTAAAGCCTCAGGTGTTACCGATAACAGCCGTAATATTTTCCTGGAAAGTGCATTTTTTGCCCCTGATGCCATCATGGGCCGCGCCCGCCAGTATGGTCTGCATACGGACGCATCCCATCGTTATGAACGCGGCGTTGACCCACAGCTTCAGCGCGACGCCATGGAACGGGCCACGGCTTTATTGCTGGAGATAGTCGGCGGTACACCGGGCCCTGTGGTTGAGGCGAAAAGTCAGGCCGATTTGCCGGCGGCGGCAAATGTGAGTTTGCGTCGTGACAGGCTGGATAGGGTCATAGGACTTCATATCGACGCCGACAGGGTCAGCGATATTCTCAAACGCCTGGGCTTTGAGGTCAGTTACAGTGAAAACGAGCAGCGCTGGCAGGTCAGTGTACCCTCCTATCGTTTTGATATCAGTATTGAAGAAGATCTGATTGAAGAAGTAGCACGGGTCTACGGTTATCATAATGTGCCGGAAGTGGCCCCGGTTGCCAGTCTGAAAATGAATGGCCAGCCCGAGCAGCAAACGCCCCTTAGCCTGCTGAAGCAGCGTCTTATCAGTGCTGGCTTTCAGGAGGCTATTACCTATTCGTTTGTCGATCCTAAAGTGCAGCAGAGCCTGTTCCCTGATTTAACGCCTCTGGACCTGCCTCATCCTATTTCTGTGGACATGTCCTCTATGCGGGTCAGCCTGTGGCCCGGTTTGTTGCAGGCGGTGTCCTACAATCAGAAGCGTCAGCAATCGACGCTGGCGCTGTTTGAGACTGGCCTGCGCTTTGTGCCGGATAGCAGTGAAACCACTGGCGTTCGCCAGCAGGCGGTGATCGGTGGGGTGATGGCGGGATTACGCCAGGCTGAACACTGGGATCTGCAAACCACTGCAGTGGACTTTTTTGACCTGAAAGCGGCGGTTGAGAGCCTGTTGGCAACAACCTCTGCGCCGCAATCTTTCAGCTTTAAGGCGGTTCAGCATAGTGCATTGCATCCTGGGCAGGCTGCAGCGGTGTATCGTGGAGATCGTCAGATAGGCATACTTGGTGCCTTGCATCCACAGTTTGAGAAGTCGCTGAAGTTAAATGGCCGGGCCTTTGTGTTTGAAATCGAACTTGAGGCTTTGTGTCAGCGCAGTCTTCCCCAGGCTGAGGAGATCTCCCGTTACCCTGCGAACCGGCGGGATATCGCTGTTGTTGTCGATGAACAGCATGCATTGGGAGATATATTACGATGCATAGAAAAATTTGGCGGAAATCAACTAGTTGGCCTAAACTTGTTTGACATCTATAAGGGTAAAGGTATTGCCGAAGGGCACCATAGTCTGGCAATATCAATGACTCTGCAGGATCCGGCGAGAACTCTCGAAGAACATGAGATTCAGGCTGTGGTAGAACGTATTCTGGCTGCATTGTCAGAAAAATTTGGTGCATCTCTGAGGGATTAA
- a CDS encoding integration host factor subunit alpha has product MALTKADMAEHLFEKLGINKRDAKDLVEAFFEEVREALESGEQVKLSGFGNFDLREKNERPGRNPKTGEDIPIKARRVVTFRPGQKLKSRVESSKPLS; this is encoded by the coding sequence ATGGCGCTGACCAAAGCCGATATGGCGGAACATTTGTTTGAAAAACTAGGCATTAACAAACGTGATGCTAAGGACCTGGTGGAAGCGTTTTTTGAGGAAGTCAGAGAAGCGCTGGAATCCGGTGAACAGGTCAAATTATCAGGATTTGGCAACTTTGATCTGCGTGAGAAGAACGAACGGCCCGGGAGAAATCCTAAAACCGGTGAAGACATTCCCATCAAGGCCCGTCGGGTAGTGACTTTCCGACCCGGACAGAAGCTGAAAAGCCGGGTTGAAAGCAGTAAGCCCCTAAGCTGA
- a CDS encoding YbgA family protein — protein sequence MAHTINKPLVGISSCVLGEKVRYDGGHKRSAFVTDSLADFVRFVPACPEMGIGMPVPRPTIHIREIDEQQRLTDSRDANLDHTDKMQAFFSARLPQLSKLDGYVLAAKSPSCGMERIKVYSDKGELLHRKGQGLFVQLLKQQFPDLPMEEDGRLNDEGLRESFITRLFAYHDFRQQVTEQLSTGALVGFHSQYKMLVMAYNPQAYQALGRLVAGAKGQEEVTARQYLTLMMHALSKPTNRRKHTNVLMHFQGYFKKQLDKADKQELSEQIDKYRRGYLPLMAPVTLLRHHLKNHPNSYLQQQRYLQPYPEALGLRG from the coding sequence ATGGCTCATACCATCAATAAACCTTTAGTCGGCATCAGCAGTTGTGTGCTGGGAGAAAAAGTGCGTTATGACGGCGGTCATAAACGCTCGGCTTTTGTTACGGATTCGCTGGCTGATTTTGTCCGTTTTGTGCCCGCCTGCCCGGAGATGGGTATTGGCATGCCGGTGCCCAGACCCACTATTCATATCAGAGAGATAGATGAGCAGCAGCGATTGACCGACAGTCGCGATGCGAATTTGGATCATACCGACAAAATGCAGGCGTTTTTTTCTGCAAGATTACCGCAACTAAGCAAACTCGATGGTTATGTTCTGGCGGCCAAGTCTCCAAGTTGTGGTATGGAGCGAATCAAGGTTTACTCAGATAAGGGCGAATTGCTGCACCGCAAGGGGCAGGGGCTGTTTGTACAACTGCTCAAACAACAATTTCCTGACCTGCCAATGGAGGAAGATGGTCGCCTGAATGACGAGGGGTTAAGAGAGAGTTTTATCACCCGTTTATTCGCCTATCATGATTTTCGCCAGCAGGTTACTGAACAGCTCAGCACCGGAGCTCTGGTGGGTTTTCACAGCCAGTACAAAATGCTGGTGATGGCATACAACCCTCAGGCTTATCAGGCTCTGGGCCGGTTGGTTGCCGGGGCCAAAGGTCAGGAAGAGGTCACCGCCCGCCAGTACCTGACATTGATGATGCATGCATTGAGCAAGCCCACCAACAGGCGTAAACATACTAATGTGCTGATGCATTTTCAGGGCTATTTTAAAAAGCAGCTGGATAAAGCGGATAAGCAGGAATTATCTGAACAGATAGATAAATACCGGCGCGGCTATCTGCCCTTAATGGCGCCGGTGACTTTGTTGCGCCATCATCTTAAAAACCATCCTAATAGCTATCTGCAGCAACAGCGTTATTTACAGCCTTATCCTGAAGCGCTGGGGTTAAGGGGCTAA
- the phrB gene encoding deoxyribodipyrimidine photo-lyase, with amino-acid sequence MSALVWLRSDLRSVWHSPFSYATEHHSEVSAVFFVTHKQWQHYGLATIKLDLLVRRLLELKNELQARGIGLNLVSVPTFADIPETLATLCREHDITKLYFNAEYELDERNRDKAVKVRLAEEGVESGVFHDTCACRPDKILNQSAEPYKVFTPYFKVWLEQLKSTLMPVPGIKKVSQSQIFKQSLSTDEDLISGLLTQESDDWPAAQEAILQRLSGYLEEDVAEYNELRDIPSQPGTSKLSPYFSMGSLSPVQVANAMLNRFGDKLFEPGGGAYTWLKELAWRDFYRYVMYHFPHVCRHQCFSTKYDSFAWQSDKILFKAWCEGQTGYPIVDAAMRCLNQTGWMHNRLRMVVASFLAKHLRLPWRWGEDYFMNKLIDGDFASNNGGWQWSASTGTDAAPYFRIFNPASQGKRYDEEGEFLLKWVPELSAVPKKYLHEPQKWSEAASLNYPVPVVEHKQAVSETKAQFANFLRSSTESQK; translated from the coding sequence ATGTCTGCCTTAGTCTGGTTAAGAAGCGATCTGAGATCTGTCTGGCATTCACCTTTTAGTTATGCGACTGAGCATCACAGTGAGGTGAGTGCAGTGTTTTTTGTTACTCACAAGCAATGGCAACATTATGGTCTGGCCACCATTAAACTGGATTTGCTGGTACGCAGACTACTGGAGCTGAAAAATGAGTTACAGGCCAGAGGCATCGGGCTGAATCTGGTCAGCGTACCAACCTTTGCTGATATTCCTGAGACACTGGCAACATTATGCCGGGAACATGACATTACCAAGCTGTACTTTAACGCCGAGTATGAATTGGATGAGCGCAACAGAGATAAAGCGGTTAAGGTCAGGCTGGCTGAAGAAGGCGTCGAATCTGGTGTGTTTCATGATACCTGTGCCTGTCGCCCGGATAAGATTCTGAATCAGAGCGCTGAGCCCTACAAGGTGTTCACGCCCTATTTTAAGGTCTGGCTGGAGCAACTTAAATCTACATTAATGCCGGTTCCCGGCATTAAAAAGGTCAGTCAGAGTCAGATATTTAAGCAAAGTCTGAGCACCGATGAGGATTTGATATCCGGGTTGTTAACCCAGGAGTCTGATGACTGGCCTGCTGCTCAGGAGGCGATATTGCAGCGCTTGTCCGGATATCTTGAGGAGGATGTGGCTGAATATAACGAGCTGCGGGATATTCCGTCACAACCTGGTACCAGTAAGCTTTCACCATACTTCTCAATGGGCTCGCTAAGCCCGGTGCAGGTCGCTAATGCCATGCTTAACCGCTTTGGTGATAAGCTGTTTGAACCTGGTGGTGGTGCCTATACCTGGCTGAAGGAACTGGCCTGGCGGGATTTTTATCGCTATGTGATGTATCACTTTCCCCATGTCTGCCGGCACCAGTGCTTTTCAACTAAGTACGATAGCTTTGCTTGGCAATCAGACAAGATATTGTTTAAAGCCTGGTGTGAAGGTCAGACCGGTTATCCTATTGTGGATGCAGCCATGCGCTGCCTGAATCAAACGGGCTGGATGCATAACCGGTTGCGGATGGTGGTTGCGAGTTTTCTGGCCAAGCATTTGCGATTGCCCTGGCGCTGGGGTGAAGACTATTTTATGAATAAGCTTATTGATGGCGATTTTGCCTCCAACAACGGTGGCTGGCAATGGAGCGCATCCACAGGTACTGATGCCGCTCCCTATTTTCGTATATTTAATCCGGCCAGCCAGGGTAAGCGCTACGACGAAGAGGGCGAGTTTTTATTGAAATGGGTGCCTGAGCTATCGGCTGTACCGAAAAAATACCTGCATGAGCCACAAAAATGGTCAGAGGCTGCCAGCCTTAATTATCCGGTGCCTGTGGTTGAACATAAGCAGGCTGTGAGTGAGACCAAGGCTCAATTTGCGAATTTTCTCAGGTCGTCCACAGAGTCTCAGAAATAA
- a CDS encoding Nif3-like dinuclear metal center hexameric protein gives MVRDKLTEYLNKLLSPDSIRDYCPNGLQVEGKSQIHKLVTGVTASQALIDKAIAIDADAIFVHHGYFWKGENPCIKGMKKRRLASLLAHDINLYAYHLPLDIHPVLGNNAQLARLLDIQVSGGLDATDPKSVAMRGRLETPLSVSQLSERITRRLARQPLTEANEDKRISTVAWCTGGGQGFIEQAAEQGIDAFITGEVSEQTIHTAREAGIAFFAAGHHATERYGAKAVGEHLAGQLDLQVEFIDIDNPA, from the coding sequence ATAGTGCGAGATAAACTGACTGAGTATCTGAATAAACTGCTTTCTCCTGACAGCATCAGGGACTATTGCCCAAACGGTTTACAGGTTGAGGGTAAAAGCCAGATCCATAAGCTGGTGACCGGTGTCACCGCCAGTCAGGCTCTGATTGATAAGGCAATTGCAATCGATGCAGATGCCATTTTTGTGCACCATGGCTATTTCTGGAAAGGAGAAAACCCGTGTATTAAGGGCATGAAAAAGCGCAGACTGGCCAGTTTGCTTGCTCATGATATAAACCTCTATGCCTATCATTTGCCGCTGGATATCCATCCTGTGCTTGGCAATAACGCACAACTTGCACGGCTGCTGGATATTCAGGTCAGCGGTGGACTGGACGCCACTGATCCGAAATCTGTTGCGATGCGCGGGCGCTTAGAGACCCCGCTGTCGGTGTCCCAGTTAAGCGAACGAATTACCCGGCGCCTTGCCAGACAGCCTCTGACAGAGGCGAATGAAGACAAGCGCATCAGCACGGTGGCCTGGTGCACGGGCGGTGGGCAGGGCTTTATTGAGCAGGCTGCAGAGCAGGGCATCGACGCCTTTATTACCGGGGAAGTGTCTGAGCAGACCATACATACGGCCAGAGAGGCGGGTATTGCATTTTTTGCAGCAGGCCATCACGCTACCGAGCGTTATGGTGCTAAAGCAGTCGGGGAACACCTGGCAGGGCAGCTTGATCTGCAGGTGGAATTTATCGATATCGACAACCCGGCATAA
- a CDS encoding methyltransferase domain-containing protein: protein MNKQWQQDQSFDQIADKFEKNIYGTSKGRLRHELLLHYLHQHLPAGSLDCLDAGGGTGVMAKEMLSLGHRVLVNDISGQALEMAQKKLSGFPDVNFHCGALQSLEPERNFDLILCHAVLEWLSDPFDALTHLLKRLKPGGYLSLSFFNRDAHLFSNLLYGNFDYIDKDFVVSNRVRLNPNNALPPSEVLDFIQKAGLEIRHKAGIRCFHDYMRDKTMQSSHYQQIKAREIQYGSTHPYLWLGRYFHLIALKPES from the coding sequence ATGAATAAACAATGGCAACAGGATCAGAGTTTTGATCAGATAGCTGATAAGTTCGAAAAGAATATCTATGGCACCAGCAAGGGCCGGTTACGACATGAGTTGCTGCTGCATTATCTGCATCAGCATCTCCCGGCGGGCTCGCTTGATTGCCTTGATGCCGGTGGTGGCACCGGTGTGATGGCAAAGGAGATGCTGAGTCTGGGGCACAGGGTACTGGTGAATGATATTTCTGGTCAGGCCCTGGAAATGGCACAGAAAAAGCTCTCAGGGTTTCCTGACGTCAATTTTCACTGCGGTGCGCTGCAAAGTCTGGAACCTGAGCGAAATTTTGACCTGATTCTTTGCCATGCGGTGCTGGAATGGCTCAGTGATCCTTTCGATGCTTTAACCCATCTGCTAAAGCGCTTAAAACCCGGTGGCTATCTGTCCTTAAGTTTTTTTAACCGGGATGCCCATCTGTTCAGTAATTTGCTGTATGGCAATTTTGATTATATCGATAAAGACTTTGTGGTCAGCAACAGAGTGCGGCTTAATCCGAACAATGCCTTACCACCTTCTGAGGTACTGGATTTTATACAGAAGGCGGGGCTGGAGATCAGACACAAGGCAGGAATACGCTGCTTTCATGATTATATGCGCGATAAAACCATGCAAAGCAGTCACTACCAACAAATCAAAGCCAGAGAAATCCAATATGGCTCGACCCACCCCTATTTATGGCTGGGCCGGTATTTTCATCTGATAGCCCTTAAACCAGAAAGCTGA
- a CDS encoding 2-hydroxyacid dehydrogenase produces MKVGVFSAKQYDKDSLLQANQDFDLQFIEARLNRQTLPLAADFDVICVFVNDQLDKEVIQQLKQQGIRHIALRCAGFNNIDLDAAKECGISVSRVPAYSPEAVAEHTLALILTLNRKLHKAYNRIKEGNFSIEGLLGFNLHGRTVGIIGTGRIGVATIRILKGLGCSVLCCDPVESEEAVTLGARYVTPEQLMCESEIISLHCPLTPQTHHMINDASIAQMKDGVMLINTSRGGLIDTSAVIRGLKTEKIGYLGLDVYEMEGDLFFEDLSSEIIQDDVFLRLLTFPNVLITGHQGFFTQQALKQIAETTMRNLTLAARGERDEVSFLV; encoded by the coding sequence ATGAAAGTCGGTGTGTTCAGTGCCAAACAGTATGACAAGGATTCCCTGCTACAGGCTAATCAGGACTTCGATCTGCAATTTATTGAAGCGAGACTTAACCGGCAAACTCTGCCACTGGCCGCGGATTTCGATGTCATCTGCGTATTTGTGAACGATCAATTAGATAAAGAGGTAATCCAGCAGCTAAAACAGCAGGGCATCAGACACATTGCCCTGCGCTGTGCGGGGTTTAACAATATCGATCTGGATGCGGCTAAAGAGTGCGGTATCAGTGTTTCAAGAGTACCGGCTTATTCCCCTGAAGCGGTTGCCGAACATACGCTGGCGCTGATACTGACCCTGAACCGCAAACTGCACAAAGCCTATAACAGGATTAAAGAAGGCAATTTTTCCATAGAGGGATTACTGGGATTTAATCTGCATGGCAGAACTGTGGGTATTATCGGTACCGGCCGTATTGGTGTGGCCACCATCAGGATCTTAAAGGGCTTAGGTTGCTCCGTATTATGTTGTGACCCGGTTGAATCAGAAGAAGCGGTCACTCTGGGCGCCCGTTATGTCACGCCTGAACAGTTGATGTGTGAATCTGAGATTATCTCATTGCACTGCCCCTTAACACCGCAAACTCACCATATGATTAACGATGCCAGCATCGCGCAGATGAAAGATGGTGTGATGTTGATCAACACCTCCAGAGGCGGCCTGATCGATACCAGTGCCGTGATCCGCGGTCTGAAGACAGAGAAAATTGGCTATCTGGGGCTGGATGTTTATGAAATGGAAGGTGATTTGTTCTTTGAAGACTTATCCAGTGAGATTATCCAGGACGATGTGTTTCTGCGTTTGCTGACCTTCCCCAATGTGCTGATCACTGGTCATCAGGGCTTTTTCACCCAACAGGCACTGAAACAGATTGCCGAAACCACCATGCGTAACCTGACCCTGGCAGCCAGAGGCGAGCGGGATGAAGTCAGCTTTCTGGTTTAA
- a CDS encoding glutathione peroxidase codes for MTESLYDFEVEKIDGNKQSMADFSNKVLLIVNTASKCGFTPQYEGLEQLYRDYRDKGLEILAFPCNQFGGQEPGSEEQIQQFCDLNYQTSFPLFKKVDVNGDQAEPLYNYLKDKARGVLGSKSIKWNFTKFLVDKQGNVVRRYGSTTKPDEIRQDIEALIAGESI; via the coding sequence ATGACAGAAAGCCTGTACGACTTCGAAGTGGAAAAAATCGATGGCAACAAACAATCTATGGCGGACTTCAGCAATAAAGTGCTGTTGATCGTAAATACCGCCAGCAAATGCGGCTTTACGCCTCAGTACGAAGGACTGGAGCAGCTTTACCGGGATTACCGCGATAAGGGGCTGGAGATCCTGGCCTTTCCCTGTAATCAGTTTGGCGGTCAGGAACCCGGCTCTGAAGAACAGATCCAGCAATTCTGCGATCTAAACTACCAGACCAGCTTTCCACTGTTTAAAAAAGTGGATGTTAATGGCGATCAGGCCGAACCCTTATACAACTATCTTAAGGACAAGGCCCGCGGTGTGCTGGGGAGTAAAAGTATCAAGTGGAACTTCACCAAATTTTTAGTAGATAAACAGGGAAATGTGGTCAGACGCTATGGCTCTACCACCAAACCCGATGAGATCAGGCAGGATATTGAAGCCCTGATTGCCGGTGAATCCATTTAG
- a CDS encoding NAD(P)-dependent oxidoreductase — translation MGQKVAFIGLGVMGYPMAGHLQKSGYQVCVYNRTASKASKWVQEYAGTMADSPRQAAEGAALVFVCVGNDDDLRSVVLSEQGALAGMSPGTVLVDHTTASAKVAKELYQIAQQRQIGFLDAPVSGGQAGAENGVLTVMTGGDPSVFADAEPAMQAYARCCKLLGPAGTGQMAKMMNQICIAGVVQGLAEALNFGQQAGLDCEAVVEVISQGAAQSWQMQNRYQSMLKGEYDFGFAVDWMRKDLDIALQQARELGVTLPLTALVDQFYADVQNMGGGRWDTSSLLARLPK, via the coding sequence ATGGGGCAGAAAGTCGCATTTATTGGCTTGGGGGTAATGGGTTATCCCATGGCGGGCCATTTGCAGAAATCCGGATATCAGGTTTGCGTCTATAACCGCACCGCGTCAAAAGCCAGTAAATGGGTTCAGGAATATGCAGGTACAATGGCGGATAGCCCCAGGCAGGCTGCAGAAGGCGCAGCGCTCGTCTTCGTCTGCGTCGGCAACGATGATGATCTCAGATCTGTGGTGCTCTCAGAGCAAGGGGCGCTGGCTGGAATGAGCCCCGGCACCGTGTTGGTTGACCATACCACTGCATCAGCCAAAGTGGCCAAAGAGCTTTATCAGATTGCACAGCAGCGACAGATAGGCTTTCTTGATGCGCCGGTATCCGGTGGTCAGGCAGGAGCCGAGAATGGCGTACTGACGGTAATGACTGGTGGAGACCCATCGGTTTTCGCTGATGCAGAACCGGCCATGCAGGCTTACGCCCGTTGCTGCAAGTTGCTGGGACCTGCTGGTACAGGGCAAATGGCAAAAATGATGAACCAGATTTGCATTGCCGGTGTAGTGCAGGGATTGGCTGAGGCGCTGAATTTTGGTCAGCAGGCAGGACTGGATTGTGAAGCTGTGGTTGAGGTGATCAGTCAGGGTGCGGCGCAGTCCTGGCAGATGCAGAATCGTTATCAAAGTATGCTCAAAGGGGAATATGACTTTGGTTTCGCTGTAGACTGGATGCGTAAAGATCTGGATATTGCCCTGCAACAGGCCAGAGAACTGGGCGTGACATTGCCACTCACTGCTCTGGTGGATCAGTTCTACGCAGATGTTCAGAACATGGGCGGCGGCCGCTGGGATACCTCCAGCTTACTGGCCCGGTTACCTAAGTAA